One window of Phycisphaeraceae bacterium genomic DNA carries:
- the tuf gene encoding elongation factor Tu codes for MAKGVFERTKPHVNVGTIGHIDHGKSTLTAALSARSAARFGGIIKSYADITKGGTVRDANKTVTIASSHTEYETEKRHYAHVDCPGHADFVKNMITGAAQMDGAILVVSAADGPMPQTREHVLLARQVGVPYIVVFLNKVDLVDDPELLELVEMEIRELLNKYEFPGDKTPIIRGQSKAALENPKDDAICKPIDELFEAIDTWIPEPTREIDKPFLMSVEDVFSIKGRGTVATGRIERGIMKVGDPVEIVGLRSDSKTSVITGVEMFNKTLDSGQAGDNVGALLRGVEKNDVERGQVLCKPGSIKPHTQFKGEVYILTKEEGGRHTPFFNGYRPQFYFRTTDVTGACALPTGVEMCMPGDNVTMTIDLGDKPVAMEPGVRFAVREGGKTIGSGVVTEIIK; via the coding sequence ATGGCAAAGGGCGTCTTCGAGAGAACAAAGCCACACGTCAACGTCGGCACCATCGGCCACATCGACCATGGCAAGTCGACCCTCACCGCCGCCCTCTCCGCCCGCTCCGCGGCTCGGTTCGGCGGCATCATCAAGTCTTACGCCGACATCACCAAGGGCGGCACCGTCCGTGACGCCAACAAGACCGTCACCATCGCCTCCTCCCACACGGAGTACGAGACCGAGAAGCGCCACTACGCACACGTGGACTGTCCCGGCCACGCCGACTTCGTCAAGAACATGATCACCGGTGCCGCACAGATGGACGGCGCCATCCTCGTCGTCTCCGCGGCTGACGGCCCCATGCCCCAGACCCGCGAGCACGTCCTCCTGGCCCGCCAGGTCGGCGTCCCCTACATCGTCGTCTTCCTCAACAAGGTCGATCTCGTCGACGACCCCGAGCTCCTCGAGCTCGTCGAGATGGAGATCCGCGAACTCCTCAACAAGTACGAGTTCCCCGGCGACAAGACCCCCATCATCCGCGGACAGTCCAAGGCCGCCCTTGAGAACCCCAAGGACGACGCCATCTGCAAGCCCATCGATGAGCTCTTCGAGGCCATCGACACCTGGATCCCCGAGCCCACCCGCGAGATCGACAAGCCCTTCCTCATGTCCGTCGAAGACGTCTTCTCGATCAAGGGCCGCGGCACCGTCGCCACCGGCCGTATCGAGCGCGGCATCATGAAGGTCGGCGACCCCGTCGAGATCGTCGGGCTCCGCTCCGACAGCAAGACCTCCGTCATCACCGGCGTCGAGATGTTCAACAAGACCCTCGACTCAGGACAGGCCGGCGACAACGTCGGCGCACTCCTCCGTGGCGTTGAGAAGAACGACGTCGAGCGCGGCCAGGTCCTCTGCAAGCCCGGCTCCATCAAGCCCCACACCCAGTTCAAGGGCGAGGTCTACATCCTCACCAAGGAAGAGGGTGGTCGTCACACGCCGTTCTTCAACGGCTACCGCCCCCAGTTCTACTTCCGCACCACCGACGTCACCGGCGCCTGTGCCCTCCCGACCGGCGTCGAGATGTGCATGCCCGGCGACAACGTCACCATGACCATCGACCTCGGCGACAAGCCCGTCGCCATGGAGCCCGGCGTCCGCTTCGCCGTCCGTGAGGGTGGCAAGACCATCGGCTCCGGCGTCGTCACCGAGATCATCAAGTAA
- a CDS encoding VCBS repeat-containing protein, whose product MKTRAMVGMATGAMLLGVAGTASATWSIIIIDTRTGEIGVASATCLTGFDLRVNTPVLIPGVGAATAQSFVDGSGQNRVKVRDMLVQGAHPDDILAALSVFDSGHQTRQYGIADTRGRAATFSGTGAGAWAGGQIGVITQGGELGDLVYAVQGNVLTGEPVVTNAVQAIIDTPGDIAAKLMASMEAARSMGGDGRCSCPGSGGPTGCGAPPPSFAKSAHIAYMLISRDGDTPGCNSVIRAGSRPFDLAIGDVDGDGRADVVTCSDGTTIVLLNAREPGDAFVTFREQVAYPSGADTRGVAIADITGDGVPDIVAAAYGADSLVVQPGNGDGTFGAPMVFAAGDGPRLVATGDFNGDGLVDAACTNQLSNDVSIYLNIGGTLGAQTRRTVGSAPSSIFAGDFDGDGDVDLAVLVNGARRVSILRNDGAGAFAVSAAITIGENPTDMCMADLDGDGDLDLATADRGSNALSILTNNGAGAFTRTTIGSPSAPTRLRALDVTGDGLVDIVVTAATDRRARVYEGNGAGGFALRTSFSVNDGLLDLELEDMNDDGTPDVVAVGGGVQSIIVVESNGPAAWNDGSGCATGDYFMNFNVANTVASDPEPVFTLQTMYDAWRAALVGRPDAVASRVWFDAPALPTDGRVVMTIELLDWRGEPITIEPGALLVEHASGSDELSEIGVPEAIGGGVYRVALHGPDAGTGHDRFLVVALDEIRPVTLMPAASIGIVVSPADFDGSGEIDILDFLTFFDAFGSGDMSADLTGDGALDENDVALFMAGFAR is encoded by the coding sequence ATGAAGACGCGTGCGATGGTCGGTATGGCGACGGGCGCGATGCTCCTCGGGGTCGCGGGCACCGCCTCTGCGACGTGGTCGATCATCATCATCGACACGCGGACCGGCGAGATCGGCGTTGCCTCGGCGACGTGTCTGACGGGGTTTGACTTGCGAGTCAACACGCCGGTGCTGATCCCGGGTGTCGGGGCCGCGACGGCACAGTCATTTGTTGACGGCAGCGGGCAGAACCGTGTGAAGGTGCGGGACATGCTGGTGCAGGGGGCGCACCCGGACGACATTCTTGCGGCACTCTCGGTCTTTGATTCCGGTCACCAGACGCGCCAGTACGGGATCGCGGACACGCGCGGCCGAGCCGCGACGTTCAGCGGCACGGGTGCGGGCGCGTGGGCGGGCGGGCAGATCGGTGTGATCACGCAGGGCGGTGAGTTGGGAGATTTGGTCTACGCCGTGCAGGGGAACGTGCTGACTGGCGAGCCGGTTGTGACGAACGCCGTGCAGGCGATCATCGACACGCCGGGCGATATCGCGGCGAAGCTGATGGCATCGATGGAGGCCGCGCGATCCATGGGTGGCGACGGGCGTTGCTCGTGCCCGGGGTCGGGTGGGCCGACGGGGTGCGGGGCTCCGCCCCCGAGTTTCGCCAAGAGCGCGCACATCGCGTACATGCTGATCTCACGCGATGGCGATACGCCGGGGTGCAACAGCGTGATCCGGGCGGGGAGCAGGCCCTTCGATCTTGCGATCGGCGATGTCGACGGCGACGGGCGCGCGGATGTCGTGACGTGCTCCGACGGCACGACGATCGTTCTGCTGAACGCGCGCGAGCCCGGCGACGCGTTCGTCACGTTCAGAGAGCAGGTGGCGTATCCCTCCGGCGCGGACACCCGAGGGGTCGCGATCGCGGATATCACGGGCGATGGTGTGCCCGACATCGTCGCTGCGGCGTATGGCGCGGACTCTCTGGTCGTGCAGCCCGGGAACGGCGACGGCACGTTCGGCGCGCCGATGGTGTTTGCTGCGGGCGATGGGCCGCGTCTGGTCGCCACGGGCGACTTCAACGGCGATGGGCTGGTTGATGCGGCGTGCACGAACCAGTTGTCGAACGATGTGTCGATCTATCTGAACATCGGCGGGACGCTCGGGGCTCAGACGAGGAGGACGGTCGGCTCGGCGCCATCGTCGATCTTCGCGGGCGACTTCGACGGCGACGGGGACGTTGATCTGGCGGTGCTTGTGAACGGCGCGAGGCGTGTGTCGATTCTGAGGAACGACGGCGCGGGCGCGTTCGCGGTCTCTGCGGCGATTACGATCGGCGAGAACCCGACCGACATGTGCATGGCCGATCTGGACGGCGACGGCGATCTTGACCTGGCGACGGCGGATCGCGGCTCGAACGCGCTGAGCATCCTGACCAACAACGGCGCTGGGGCGTTCACGCGGACGACGATCGGATCGCCCTCTGCGCCGACGCGGCTCCGCGCGTTGGATGTCACGGGGGACGGGCTGGTCGATATCGTCGTGACCGCGGCGACGGATCGTCGCGCCCGCGTGTACGAGGGGAACGGCGCGGGCGGGTTCGCGCTCCGTACATCGTTCTCCGTCAATGACGGGCTGCTCGACCTTGAACTCGAGGACATGAACGACGATGGAACGCCGGATGTCGTCGCTGTCGGCGGGGGTGTCCAGTCCATCATCGTGGTGGAATCGAACGGTCCCGCGGCGTGGAACGACGGGAGCGGATGCGCAACCGGCGATTACTTCATGAACTTCAACGTCGCCAACACCGTGGCCTCCGACCCGGAGCCGGTGTTCACGCTGCAGACGATGTACGACGCGTGGCGTGCGGCCCTCGTCGGGCGTCCGGATGCGGTCGCGTCCCGCGTGTGGTTCGATGCGCCCGCGTTGCCGACCGATGGACGCGTGGTGATGACGATCGAACTACTCGACTGGCGGGGCGAGCCGATCACGATCGAGCCCGGCGCACTGCTGGTTGAGCACGCATCGGGCTCCGATGAACTCTCTGAGATCGGTGTGCCGGAAGCGATCGGGGGCGGGGTGTATCGCGTTGCGCTGCACGGACCAGACGCGGGCACCGGGCACGATCGATTCCTCGTTGTCGCGCTCGATGAGATCAGGCCCGTGACGCTGATGCCTGCGGCCTCGATCGGCATCGTGGTCTCACCTGCGGACTTCGACGGGAGCGGCGAGATCGACATTCTTGATTTCCTCACGTTCTTCGACGCCTTCGGCTCCGGCGATATGAGCGCGGACCTCACGGGCGACGGCGCGCTCGACGAGAACGATGTCGCGCT